Below is a window of Nitrospinota bacterium DNA.
CCAAGTGGGGCTCCCGCTGTTACATGAGCATGGACCGATTGAAGGAAATGGGGAAGACTGCAAAAGCAGGTTAACACCGGATGAGAGGCTGCCGGAATAAAAGTGCGAAAGATATTTGACACTACCCGCCTTGGTGATAAGGGCCGCGACTCCTGCTGAATTGTGCGCGCCGGGCTGGCCGCTCATTCCATCACTGGTGACTCCTGCGGCCCGCGGAGCTGTTGATGACGGGGAATTGCCCGGCATTTCCTTCCGCACTTCCTCCTTGCGCCTTTCAACCGCCGCAAAGAGTGAATCTTCCGGTTTCATGGACTTACATTTCGACCGGCTTTACGAGGAAGACGGCTCCGTCATCATTGCCCTGGCGCACTATTTCAAGCAGAACGGGGATATGTGTAGCGACCCTGATATGCAACTCCGCGTCTATCCAGAACACCGCATGGCCGAGGCGTTGACCTTCCAGCAGGCTAATCCACCGGTGTATCAGGAAGTTTATCCTGCCCCCGGCAAGGTCAATCCACGTCTCAAAAAGAAGCTGAACAGCTTTCTTTCAACCTGGCTTCGCAACTGCGTCAGTCAGGGCCATCGCTTCACCTCTTCAGTGGAGGGGTGAGCCATGGATAGAGTATGGATTTTAATCATAGACAACAACCACGGCCCTGATGTTAGCGTCCACGTCTCTCATGAGTGTGCTATGCAATCTCTGTATAAGTATTGCTATGATGAATGGGATGATGGCCTTGACGAACAATATG
It encodes the following:
- a CDS encoding DUF1249 domain-containing protein, whose amino-acid sequence is MDLHFDRLYEEDGSVIIALAHYFKQNGDMCSDPDMQLRVYPEHRMAEALTFQQANPPVYQEVYPAPGKVNPRLKKKLNSFLSTWLRNCVSQGHRFTSSVEG